In a genomic window of uncultured Flavobacterium sp.:
- a CDS encoding lycopene cyclase family protein — protein sequence MTSSQIKHFNYIFTGSGLSALMTVYKMALSGKFSDKSILLLDQDLKKTNDRTWCFWAKEETIWDSIIFKKWDSALFADENFKRDLALKPYQYNQIRGLDFYNFVFEALLKHSNITFLNEKVTDINELETHVFVGTEENRYTCDSLFNSIYTKAFAENQTKYPVLQQHFIGWFVKSESEIFNPEQATFMDFSVEQKGNTRFMYVLPVSKTEALVEYTLFSEKLLPKEEYENEIQLYLKKLGTKNFEIIEKEQGSIPMTSYPFWKKNTKRVLNIGTAGGWTKASTGFTFRNSDKKSSELVEFLCAPSTPLRMTSESIKMSSFHKKSRFWFYDLLLLDILYRHNELGSAIFSSLFRKGNPALIFKFLDEETTLAQDFQVILKCPKFPFIKALLRVIFK from the coding sequence ATGACTTCCTCGCAAATAAAACATTTCAACTACATTTTTACCGGATCAGGTTTATCTGCTTTGATGACTGTTTATAAAATGGCATTGTCCGGAAAATTTTCAGACAAATCTATTTTGCTTTTAGATCAGGATTTAAAAAAAACAAATGACAGAACTTGGTGTTTTTGGGCAAAAGAAGAAACAATTTGGGATTCTATTATTTTCAAAAAGTGGGATTCGGCTTTATTTGCCGATGAAAACTTTAAACGTGATTTGGCGTTAAAGCCTTATCAATACAATCAAATTCGGGGTTTAGATTTTTATAATTTTGTTTTTGAAGCGCTTTTGAAACATTCAAATATTACTTTTCTAAATGAAAAAGTAACGGACATTAACGAACTCGAAACGCATGTTTTTGTTGGCACAGAAGAAAACAGATATACTTGTGATTCGTTATTCAATAGTATTTATACAAAGGCTTTCGCCGAAAATCAAACGAAATATCCGGTTTTGCAACAGCATTTTATAGGTTGGTTTGTAAAAAGCGAATCTGAAATCTTCAATCCGGAACAAGCTACTTTCATGGATTTTTCGGTTGAACAAAAAGGGAATACAAGATTTATGTATGTTTTGCCTGTTTCGAAAACCGAAGCTTTGGTTGAATATACTTTGTTTTCTGAAAAATTACTTCCAAAAGAAGAATACGAAAATGAGATTCAGCTTTATTTGAAGAAACTCGGAACAAAGAATTTTGAAATTATCGAAAAGGAGCAGGGAAGTATTCCAATGACATCTTATCCTTTTTGGAAAAAAAACACAAAACGAGTTTTAAATATTGGAACTGCCGGCGGATGGACAAAAGCAAGTACGGGTTTTACGTTTAGAAATTCGGATAAAAAATCATCTGAATTGGTCGAGTTTCTTTGCGCTCCTTCGACTCCGCTCAGGATGACATCAGAATCAATTAAAATGTCATCTTTCCATAAAAAAAGCCGATTTTGGTTTTATGATTTATTGCTTTTGGATATTCTGTATCGCCATAATGAATTGGGAAGTGCTATTTTTTCTTCTTTATTTAGAAAAGGAAATCCGGCTTTGATTTTTAAGTTTCTGGATGAAGAAACTACTTTAGCACAGGATTTTCAGGTGATTTTAAAATGCCCAAAATTTCCGTTTATAAAGGCGCTACTTCGTGTTATCTTTAAATAA
- a CDS encoding thioredoxin fold domain-containing protein: MKKLILFIIFFGITSTGFCQLKSRSFEEVDSLQQIQKRKIIVFIHTDWCQFCQRMKSTTFKNQEIIGKLNSEFYFIDLNAEEKRDILFNNQVFKYQPSGNNVGVHELALQLGTMNNHIVYPVLCVLNEKKEIILQYNNYLSPKDFKILLEKLKE; the protein is encoded by the coding sequence ATGAAAAAGCTAATACTATTTATAATCTTCTTCGGTATAACTTCAACAGGATTCTGTCAATTAAAAAGCAGAAGTTTTGAGGAAGTAGATAGTTTGCAGCAAATTCAAAAGCGAAAAATAATCGTTTTCATCCATACAGATTGGTGTCAGTTTTGCCAAAGAATGAAAAGTACCACTTTTAAAAATCAGGAAATTATTGGTAAACTGAATTCCGAGTTTTATTTCATTGATTTAAATGCCGAAGAAAAGCGAGATATTCTGTTCAATAATCAGGTTTTTAAATATCAACCTTCGGGGAATAATGTTGGCGTTCATGAACTGGCTTTGCAATTAGGAACGATGAATAATCATATTGTTTATCCGGTTTTATGTGTTTTGAATGAGAAAAAAGAAATTATTCTGCAGTACAACAACTATTTAAGTCCGAAGGATTTTAAAATTCTTTTAGAAAAATTGAAAGAATAA
- a CDS encoding TonB-dependent receptor — protein MKKLFLILLLFCLQFLSAQETTSVSGFISGEGQKLQLVNVHLIGTKHKTVTDSLGYYKLENVAVGNYTIQISQMGFQTLKKKIEVVKDSVLSYDFELTDNENQLNEVVVSGTLKPVKRLESAVPVEVYSPVFFKKNPTPSIYEALQNINGVRPQLNCGVCNTGDIHINGLEGPYTLVLIDGMPIVSSLSTVYGLSGIPNSLVERIEIVKGPASSLYGSEAVGGLINIITKNPTNAPLFSADIFSTTYLETNVDLGMKFNPTKKSTTLLGINYFDYNQVIDKDKDNFTDVTLSQRISVFNKWSFLRNDNRLFTIAARGMYEDRWGGDVRWEKKYRGGDEIYGESIYTKRGELIGSYQLPFEEKLMLSFSGNVHYQDSRYGTTSFIANQKIGFLQLTWDKKIGRNDFLAGIANRYSYYDDNTTATKEAESTWLPGIFVQDEITLSPKSQVLLGMRYDYNSIHGSIYTPRVAYRWKKNENTIFRFNAGTGFRVVNLFTEDHAALTGSRDVVLKSDLKPEQSINANLNYIQKINFGNGTFIGIETTAFYTRFSNKIISDYATDPNKIIYDNINGYAISQGISTNIDVNFPTGLKMILGATVLDNKNVENGVSERPFLTENFTATWSVSYKLDSLNLLLDYTGNVYSPMNLPLLSEYDPRSPKSPWYSIQNIQFTYYGWKNFELYGGIKNLLNFTPKQNNPFLISRTNDPFDKNVQTSDGTAVGIHGKVVPQGQIVDTVDNPYGLTFDTTYVYGQNQTIRGFFGLRYTLR, from the coding sequence ATGAAAAAACTATTTTTGATATTGCTTTTGTTTTGTTTACAATTTTTATCCGCGCAGGAAACCACTTCTGTATCTGGTTTTATATCTGGTGAAGGGCAGAAATTGCAACTTGTAAACGTTCATTTAATTGGAACAAAACACAAAACGGTTACGGATAGTTTAGGATATTATAAATTGGAAAATGTTGCTGTTGGAAATTATACGATTCAGATTTCTCAAATGGGTTTTCAGACTTTAAAAAAGAAAATTGAAGTTGTGAAAGATTCGGTTTTATCATATGATTTTGAATTAACTGATAATGAAAATCAGCTTAACGAAGTTGTAGTTTCAGGAACTTTAAAACCTGTAAAAAGATTAGAAAGTGCTGTTCCGGTTGAGGTTTATTCGCCGGTTTTCTTCAAGAAAAATCCAACTCCAAGTATTTACGAAGCGCTTCAAAATATTAATGGTGTTCGTCCTCAACTTAATTGCGGGGTTTGCAATACGGGAGATATTCACATTAATGGTTTGGAAGGTCCGTATACTTTGGTTTTAATAGACGGAATGCCAATTGTGAGCAGTCTTTCGACGGTTTATGGTTTATCAGGAATCCCGAATTCTTTGGTTGAGCGAATTGAAATCGTAAAAGGTCCGGCGTCTTCTTTATACGGAAGTGAAGCTGTTGGCGGATTGATTAATATTATTACTAAGAATCCAACGAATGCTCCATTATTTTCTGCCGATATTTTTTCGACAACTTATCTGGAAACGAATGTTGATTTAGGAATGAAATTCAATCCAACCAAAAAATCGACAACACTTTTAGGAATCAATTACTTTGATTACAATCAGGTTATTGATAAAGACAAAGACAATTTTACGGATGTTACGCTTTCTCAGCGAATTTCGGTTTTTAATAAATGGAGTTTTTTGCGAAATGATAATCGTCTTTTTACGATCGCTGCCCGCGGAATGTATGAAGATCGCTGGGGCGGAGATGTGCGTTGGGAGAAAAAATATCGTGGCGGAGATGAAATTTATGGTGAAAGTATTTATACAAAAAGAGGAGAATTGATTGGAAGTTATCAATTGCCTTTCGAAGAAAAACTGATGCTTTCGTTCTCAGGAAATGTGCATTATCAGGATAGTCGTTACGGAACAACATCGTTTATTGCAAATCAGAAGATTGGTTTTTTACAATTGACTTGGGATAAGAAAATAGGTCGAAATGATTTCCTTGCGGGAATAGCCAATCGTTATTCGTATTATGACGATAATACGACTGCTACAAAGGAAGCGGAGAGTACCTGGTTGCCAGGAATTTTTGTGCAGGACGAAATTACACTTTCACCTAAAAGTCAGGTTTTATTAGGAATGCGATACGATTATAACTCTATTCATGGTTCGATTTATACGCCAAGAGTTGCATATCGATGGAAGAAAAACGAAAATACTATTTTTAGATTCAACGCAGGAACTGGATTTCGCGTTGTGAATTTATTTACCGAAGATCACGCAGCCTTAACAGGTTCGAGAGATGTTGTATTGAAAAGCGATCTGAAACCTGAACAATCGATTAATGCGAATCTTAATTATATTCAGAAAATAAACTTTGGAAACGGAACTTTTATCGGAATTGAAACCACGGCTTTTTATACGCGATTCAGCAATAAAATCATTTCAGATTATGCAACGGATCCCAATAAAATCATCTACGATAACATAAACGGATATGCAATAAGTCAGGGAATCAGCACGAATATTGATGTAAATTTCCCAACAGGATTAAAAATGATTTTGGGCGCGACAGTTTTGGATAATAAAAATGTCGAAAACGGAGTTTCGGAAAGACCTTTTTTAACGGAGAATTTCACTGCAACTTGGAGCGTTTCGTATAAATTAGATTCCTTAAATTTATTATTAGATTATACTGGAAATGTTTACAGCCCGATGAACTTGCCTTTGTTGAGCGAATACGATCCAAGAAGTCCGAAATCGCCTTGGTATAGTATTCAGAATATTCAGTTTACATATTATGGATGGAAGAATTTTGAGCTTTATGGCGGAATCAAAAACCTTTTGAATTTCACACCAAAACAGAATAACCCATTTTTGATTTCAAGAACAAATGATCCTTTTGATAAAAATGTACAAACTTCAGACGGAACTGCTGTGGGTATTCATGGAAAAGTAGTTCCACAAGGTCAAATCGTAGACACAGTGGATAATCCTTATGGTTTAACTTTTGACACGACTTATGTTTACGGACAAAATCAAACGATTCGCGGATTTTTTGGATTGAGATATACTTTGAGATAA
- a CDS encoding NAD(P)/FAD-dependent oxidoreductase, which translates to MIENNTYDVIIVGGSYSGLSAAMSLGRSLRQVLVIDSGLPCNRQTPHSHNFITHDGEKPAVISAKAKLQVDLYNTVQFYNGLAVSAVKTENGFEIKTESGKSFTSRKLLFATGVKDLLPEIPGFAECWGISVLHCPYCHGYEVKTEKTAIIANGEMGFEFAKLISNWTKDLSVLTNGKSTLSPEETLILQQHNIDIIEDEIDSFEHENGNIKNVVFKNQSKITVKAIYARPPFEQHCHLAEGLGCELTEQGLLKVDAMQKTNIAGIYASGDCTTQMRSVAIAVSTGSFAGAVINKELIDESFI; encoded by the coding sequence ATGATAGAAAATAATACATACGATGTTATAATCGTGGGCGGAAGTTATAGTGGACTTTCGGCAGCAATGAGTTTAGGTCGTTCTCTGCGACAAGTTTTAGTTATTGACAGTGGTTTGCCTTGTAATCGACAAACGCCACATTCGCATAACTTCATCACACACGACGGAGAAAAACCCGCTGTCATTTCGGCGAAAGCCAAATTGCAAGTTGACTTATATAATACAGTTCAGTTTTATAATGGTTTAGCCGTAAGCGCCGTTAAAACCGAAAATGGATTTGAAATTAAAACGGAATCGGGAAAATCCTTTACTTCTCGAAAACTATTGTTCGCAACCGGAGTAAAAGATTTACTTCCCGAAATTCCAGGTTTTGCTGAATGTTGGGGAATTTCAGTTTTGCATTGTCCGTATTGTCATGGTTATGAAGTTAAAACAGAGAAAACTGCAATTATTGCGAATGGCGAAATGGGATTTGAATTTGCCAAACTGATTTCTAATTGGACAAAAGATCTCAGCGTATTAACCAACGGAAAATCAACTTTATCTCCAGAAGAAACATTGATTTTGCAACAACATAATATTGATATTATCGAAGATGAAATTGATTCTTTTGAGCACGAAAACGGAAATATTAAGAATGTTGTCTTCAAAAATCAATCAAAAATTACAGTAAAAGCCATTTATGCAAGACCTCCTTTTGAACAGCATTGTCATTTAGCGGAAGGTTTAGGTTGCGAATTGACTGAACAAGGTTTGTTAAAAGTCGATGCGATGCAAAAAACAAATATTGCCGGAATCTATGCGAGCGGAGATTGTACAACTCAAATGCGATCTGTGGCAATTGCGGTTTCTACAGGATCTTTTGCCGGAGCGGTAATTAATAAAGAACTAATTGATGAGTCATTTATTTAG
- a CDS encoding GTP-binding protein, producing the protein MKKLPVTVLSGFLGAGKTTLLNHILHNKEGLKVAVIVNDMSEVNIDAQLVKNEYTLSRTEEKLVEMTNGCICCTLREDLMFEVEKLAKENRFDYLLIESSGISEPIPVAQTFSFMNEDGNIDLSRFSYVDTMVTVVDSYNFFKDFGSAKTLQEQNLSDIENDNRTIVNLLVDQVEFANVIILNKTDLISAESLQMLKASIQKLNPVARIVTSVLGKVNPNEIINTGLFNYEEAENSAGWIRELEGIHTPETEEYGINSFVFRDPRPFHPNRLWNFISSDFPANIIRSKGLLWMASRPEQAINWSQAGGSMKAEGAGVWWASMPLSERMTFNSFVEFQDVIEERWTSNFGDRLNEIVFIGQKINETEILEALKKCLCTEDEIVDYHDGFFPNKDPFPIPKTY; encoded by the coding sequence ATGAAAAAATTACCTGTAACTGTATTAAGCGGATTTCTTGGTGCTGGCAAAACAACGCTGCTCAATCATATTTTGCACAACAAAGAAGGATTAAAAGTCGCTGTAATAGTCAATGACATGAGCGAGGTAAATATCGACGCGCAACTCGTAAAAAACGAATACACTTTATCCCGAACCGAAGAAAAATTAGTTGAAATGACGAATGGCTGTATTTGCTGTACGTTGCGCGAAGATTTAATGTTTGAAGTCGAGAAACTCGCAAAGGAAAATAGGTTTGATTATTTGCTTATCGAAAGTTCCGGAATCAGCGAACCCATTCCGGTAGCGCAGACTTTCTCGTTTATGAATGAAGACGGAAACATTGATTTGTCCCGATTTAGTTATGTCGATACGATGGTTACCGTTGTCGATAGTTATAATTTTTTTAAAGATTTTGGCTCAGCCAAAACATTACAGGAGCAAAACTTATCGGATATTGAAAATGACAATCGAACTATAGTCAATCTTTTGGTCGATCAGGTAGAGTTTGCGAATGTTATTATTTTGAATAAAACAGATTTAATCAGCGCAGAATCATTGCAAATGTTGAAAGCTTCTATTCAAAAACTGAATCCTGTTGCAAGAATAGTTACTTCGGTTTTAGGAAAAGTGAATCCAAACGAAATTATAAATACGGGTTTGTTTAATTATGAAGAAGCCGAAAATTCCGCAGGTTGGATTAGAGAATTAGAAGGCATTCATACGCCTGAAACAGAAGAATACGGAATAAATTCTTTTGTATTTCGTGATCCAAGACCATTTCATCCCAATAGATTATGGAATTTTATTTCTTCAGATTTTCCGGCGAACATCATTAGAAGCAAAGGATTATTGTGGATGGCATCACGACCGGAACAAGCCATTAATTGGAGTCAGGCTGGCGGATCGATGAAAGCTGAAGGAGCGGGAGTTTGGTGGGCAAGTATGCCATTAAGTGAACGAATGACGTTTAACAGTTTTGTCGAGTTTCAGGATGTTATAGAAGAACGATGGACTTCTAATTTTGGTGACAGACTTAATGAAATCGTGTTTATAGGTCAGAAAATAAACGAAACGGAAATCCTTGAAGCACTTAAGAAATGCCTTTGTACCGAAGATGAAATTGTAGATTATCATGACGGTTTCTTCCCAAACAAAGATCCATTTCCTATTCCAAAAACCTATTAA
- a CDS encoding MerC family mercury resistance protein: MKKTSTSLYDILGISSATVCLVHCLIFPLLTILPFGLSHNPFIDLVFATIGLFAILKIITKSDLLVSSILVISMSLIWISVLTDLFLDIHLDLIFIGGIGMIIGHFLNYRNHKSSQQ; the protein is encoded by the coding sequence ATGAAGAAAACCAGCACATCTCTTTACGATATTTTAGGAATCTCGAGCGCGACCGTTTGTTTAGTTCATTGTTTGATTTTTCCGCTTTTGACAATTCTGCCTTTTGGCTTAAGTCACAATCCTTTTATCGATTTGGTTTTTGCGACGATTGGACTTTTTGCCATTTTAAAAATTATAACCAAATCAGATCTTTTGGTATCGAGCATTCTTGTCATTTCAATGTCTTTGATTTGGATTAGTGTTTTGACTGATCTTTTTCTGGACATTCATCTTGATCTAATATTTATTGGCGGAATCGGAATGATCATTGGACATTTTTTGAATTATAGAAATCATAAATCTTCACAACAATGA
- a CDS encoding transcriptional repressor, producing MKTTRNTAAKTAVLEIFGKSKTALSHTEIQKELNDLCDRVTTYRILDRLVNDDIVHKIVNLDGTVKYAKCHHNAQRVHIHNHAHFSCEKCQEVTCLENVKPSYILPHNYKVNDINFTLSGICPKCFNSNI from the coding sequence ATGAAAACAACACGTAATACCGCAGCAAAGACAGCCGTTTTGGAGATTTTTGGGAAATCTAAAACCGCACTGTCTCACACAGAAATTCAAAAAGAACTGAATGATTTATGCGATCGCGTCACTACTTATAGAATTCTGGATCGCTTAGTAAATGACGATATTGTGCATAAAATTGTCAATCTTGACGGAACGGTAAAGTATGCAAAATGCCATCATAATGCGCAACGTGTGCACATACATAACCACGCTCATTTCAGCTGTGAAAAATGTCAAGAGGTAACTTGCTTAGAAAATGTGAAGCCGAGTTATATCTTACCGCACAATTATAAGGTCAATGATATAAACTTTACGTTATCAGGAATATGCCCAAAATGTTTCAATTCTAACATTTAA
- a CDS encoding Nramp family divalent metal transporter — translation MTKSLEEVHQSVATQHKKTGFRKILAFLGPAYLVSVGYMDPGNWATDIAGGSQFGYSLLWVLLMSNLMALLLQSLSARLGIVTQRDLAQASRETYSKFINYILYFLAEIAIAACDLAEVLGMAIGINLLFDIPLIEGVLITVLDTFLLLFLINKGIRKMEAFIIVLVAIIGFSFIFEMIFAEPELDKVIYGLVPSIPSSAALYIAIGIIGATVMPHNLYLHSSLVQTRKFDRTPAGIKQALKYNFIDSTIALNLAFFVNAAILILAAATFYKNGMFEVAEIQDAHKFLEPLLGTKWAPVLFAVALIAAGQSSTVTGTLAGQIVMEGYLNLRIQPWVRRIITRLIAIVPAVIVILIYGESVTGKLLILSQVILSLQLGFAIIPLIHFVSDKTKMKGFHISRTTQIAAWIIASIIVSLNAKLVYDEISSWLENSSNPTILWFTVVPLAFGFLALLLYIIAKPFIAKAKSNIENHSPHHLKLQYTPKESYNKKNIAISVDFSKADEAALNNAFELGGIDAQYTLIHIVETVGALMYGQHVDDHETTIDEKLLLEYKEMLSQKGFNIETELGFGKPNTVIPKIINLGNFDILVMGTHGHTGLKDILFGTTVDKLRHKISIPLLIVK, via the coding sequence ATGACCAAATCTTTAGAAGAAGTTCATCAATCGGTTGCAACACAGCACAAAAAAACAGGATTTAGAAAAATATTAGCCTTTTTAGGCCCGGCATATTTAGTAAGCGTAGGTTATATGGATCCCGGAAACTGGGCGACGGACATTGCCGGAGGTAGTCAGTTTGGGTATTCTTTGCTTTGGGTTTTGCTAATGAGCAACTTAATGGCTTTGTTACTTCAAAGTTTGAGCGCAAGACTTGGAATTGTGACGCAACGCGATTTAGCGCAGGCATCGAGAGAAACGTATTCGAAATTTATAAACTATATTTTATACTTCCTTGCCGAAATTGCCATTGCGGCTTGCGACTTGGCCGAAGTTTTGGGAATGGCAATCGGGATCAATCTACTTTTTGATATTCCGCTTATTGAAGGTGTTTTGATTACCGTTTTAGACACTTTCCTTCTACTCTTCCTGATCAATAAAGGTATACGAAAAATGGAAGCTTTTATTATAGTATTGGTCGCTATTATTGGGTTTTCTTTTATTTTCGAAATGATATTTGCCGAACCTGAATTGGACAAAGTTATTTATGGTTTGGTGCCTTCAATCCCAAGTTCAGCGGCTTTATACATCGCAATCGGAATTATTGGTGCGACCGTAATGCCTCACAATTTGTACCTACATTCTTCTTTAGTACAAACTCGTAAATTCGACAGAACTCCCGCTGGAATCAAACAAGCACTGAAATATAACTTTATAGATTCGACAATTGCTTTGAATCTGGCATTCTTTGTCAACGCTGCTATTTTGATTTTGGCTGCAGCCACATTTTATAAAAACGGAATGTTTGAAGTCGCCGAAATTCAGGATGCGCATAAATTTCTTGAACCTTTATTGGGAACCAAATGGGCGCCGGTTTTATTTGCCGTTGCTTTGATTGCCGCTGGACAAAGCTCAACTGTAACCGGAACTTTAGCCGGACAAATCGTAATGGAAGGTTATTTGAATTTAAGAATTCAGCCTTGGGTTCGTCGTATTATAACACGATTAATTGCAATTGTTCCAGCCGTTATTGTGATCTTAATTTATGGTGAAAGTGTTACTGGAAAGCTCTTGATTTTAAGTCAGGTAATTTTAAGTTTACAATTAGGTTTTGCGATTATTCCGTTGATTCATTTTGTGAGCGATAAAACCAAAATGAAAGGTTTTCATATTTCACGAACTACACAAATCGCAGCCTGGATAATTGCTTCGATCATCGTTTCTCTAAATGCGAAATTGGTTTATGACGAAATCTCTTCTTGGTTAGAAAACTCAAGTAATCCAACTATTCTTTGGTTTACCGTAGTTCCGCTTGCTTTTGGTTTTCTTGCTTTGTTGTTGTACATCATTGCTAAGCCTTTTATCGCAAAAGCAAAATCGAATATAGAGAACCATTCACCGCATCATCTCAAACTGCAATACACTCCCAAAGAAAGTTACAACAAGAAAAACATCGCGATTTCTGTAGACTTTTCTAAAGCCGATGAAGCTGCACTTAACAATGCCTTTGAACTGGGCGGAATCGACGCACAATATACCTTAATTCATATCGTAGAAACTGTTGGTGCATTAATGTATGGACAACATGTTGACGATCATGAAACGACGATCGACGAAAAATTATTATTAGAATATAAAGAGATGCTTTCGCAAAAAGGCTTCAATATCGAAACCGAACTTGGATTTGGAAAACCCAACACCGTGATTCCGAAGATTATCAACCTTGGAAACTTTGATATTTTAGTAATGGGAACTCACGGTCACACTGGTTTAAAAGATATTTTGTTTGGTACAACTGTAGATAAATTGAGACATAAAATTTCAATACCTTTGTTGATTGTTAAATAA
- a CDS encoding metal-dependent transcriptional regulator — protein sequence MTFSEENYLKSIYHLTASNDAEVSTNAIAEMMETKASSVTDMLKKLSEKDLVNYKKYQGVSLTENGKLAAKMIVRKHRLWEVFLVEKLNFSWDEVHDIAEQLEHIKSEQLINRLDDFLGNPTEDPHGDPIPDANGRIVKIEKHLLSELIENQIGVCVGVKDTSSEFLKYLDKQEIALGSNIEFLSRESFDLSVKIKVDGRELSISNKIASNLFVKLV from the coding sequence ATGACTTTCTCAGAAGAAAACTATCTTAAATCTATATATCACCTAACGGCTTCAAACGATGCTGAAGTAAGTACGAATGCTATTGCCGAAATGATGGAAACAAAAGCTTCATCTGTTACGGATATGCTTAAAAAGCTGTCAGAGAAAGATTTGGTGAATTATAAAAAATACCAAGGAGTTTCTTTGACGGAAAATGGTAAACTGGCTGCCAAAATGATTGTTAGAAAACATCGTTTATGGGAAGTTTTTCTTGTCGAAAAATTAAATTTCTCTTGGGATGAAGTTCACGATATCGCTGAACAGTTAGAACACATCAAATCTGAACAATTAATTAATCGTTTGGATGATTTTCTTGGAAATCCTACCGAAGATCCGCATGGCGATCCAATTCCGGATGCTAACGGAAGAATTGTTAAGATTGAAAAACACTTACTTTCTGAATTAATCGAAAATCAGATTGGTGTTTGTGTTGGTGTAAAAGATACTTCCTCAGAATTCCTGAAATATCTGGACAAACAAGAGATTGCTTTGGGTTCTAATATCGAGTTTTTGTCTAGAGAAAGCTTTGATTTATCTGTCAAAATTAAAGTTGATGGGCGTGAATTATCTATTTCGAATAAGATTGCTTCGAATTTGTTTGTGAAGCTTGTGTAA
- a CDS encoding enoyl-CoA hydratase-related protein: protein MNYENLLISIEEKIATVTINRPTKLNALNKATISDLSKAVKLLSKNDDVRVIIITGSGEKAFVAGADISEFANYTIVEGAQLAAEGQETLFDFIENLKKPVIAAVNGFALGGGLELAMACHFRVASDNAKMGLPEVTLGLIPGYGGTQRLPQLVGKGRAMEMIMTAAMISAEEAKQFGLVNHVVPQAELLEFANGIAQKIIKNAPFAIGKAIKAINANYTDGKNGFDTEIKSFGKCFGTQDFKEGTTAFLEKRKAEFTGK, encoded by the coding sequence ATGAACTACGAAAATCTTTTAATTTCGATTGAAGAAAAAATTGCAACCGTAACAATTAATCGTCCTACAAAACTAAATGCTTTAAACAAAGCTACGATTAGCGACTTGAGTAAAGCAGTTAAATTATTAAGCAAAAATGATGATGTTCGTGTAATTATAATTACTGGAAGTGGCGAGAAAGCATTTGTGGCTGGAGCCGATATTTCAGAATTTGCCAATTATACAATTGTCGAAGGTGCGCAATTAGCTGCAGAAGGACAAGAGACTTTATTTGATTTTATAGAAAATTTAAAGAAACCTGTAATTGCTGCCGTAAATGGTTTTGCACTTGGCGGAGGATTAGAGTTGGCGATGGCTTGTCATTTTAGAGTAGCATCAGACAATGCCAAAATGGGATTGCCGGAAGTAACTTTAGGATTGATTCCGGGTTATGGAGGAACGCAGCGTTTACCGCAATTAGTAGGTAAAGGCCGTGCAATGGAAATGATTATGACAGCAGCGATGATTTCTGCCGAAGAAGCAAAACAATTTGGTCTTGTAAATCATGTTGTTCCTCAAGCGGAACTTCTTGAATTTGCAAACGGAATCGCTCAAAAAATCATCAAAAATGCTCCTTTTGCTATTGGTAAAGCTATAAAAGCAATTAATGCTAATTATACAGACGGTAAAAACGGTTTTGATACCGAGATAAAATCATTCGGAAAATGCTTCGGAACTCAGGATTTTAAAGAAGGAACAACAGCATTTCTAGAAAAACGTAAAGCTGAATTTACAGGAAAATAA